A stretch of the Chiloscyllium plagiosum isolate BGI_BamShark_2017 chromosome 25, ASM401019v2, whole genome shotgun sequence genome encodes the following:
- the LOC122562414 gene encoding hydroxycarboxylic acid receptor 1-like has translation MTAFTATSPTMDNGTQQCSRVGDVNSSYNPPLIIITFVLGFIGNVIALWIFGFHAKIWKPNTVYSLNLAIADTMLICCLPFRADYFIRGKNWIYSDAPCRLNVFLISLNRVGSIMFLTAMAIDRYFKVVHPHHRVNTMSTRCAVKVAGSLWILAVAMCSHLLAEHRSFKHDNRTYCEPFDISRPLRPTAIWTDIIFILFKFALPASIILFSTSCIIWKLKQMKIELRSKYKRAMKLVIAVAAVFVLCFLPTNIAVIAVLITKLRGAKGCKSYETAVHVFYNTLFMTYLNSVLDPVIYYFSSSTFKNALMKAVTSLNLNCSKSETDSAMQPKESTGQIDMGNLKRTAVCHNYEPSRSVSTLSA, from the coding sequence ATGACGGCGTTCACTGCAACATCACCTACAATGGACAACGGGACCCAACAATGTAGTCGTGTGGGAGACGTTAATTCTTCCTATAATCCACCTTTAATAATTATAACCTTCGTCCTCGGATTTATTGGAAATGTCATTGCTTTGTGGATCTTCGGTTTTCACGCAAAAATTTGGAAACCAAACACAGTTTATTCACTGAACCTGGCGATTGCAGATACTATGTTAATCTGCTGTTTACCGTTTCGAGCAGACTATTTTATCCGGGGGAAGAACTGGATTTATAGTGATGCTCCTTGTCGTCTGAATGTATTTTTGATTTCCCTAAACCGGGTAGGAAGCATCATGTTCCTCACAGCGATGGCGATCGATCGGTATTTTAAAGTGGTCCACCCTCACCACAGGGTGAATACGATGTCTACAAGGTGTGCAGTGAAGGTAGCCGGCAGCTTGTGGATTCTGGCCGTGgcaatgtgttcacatcttttAGCAGAACATCGGTCTTTCAAACACGACAACCGGACATACTGTGAACCCTTTGACATATCGCGGCCACTACGCCCGACAGCAATTTGGACCgatattatttttattcttttcaagTTTGCTCTACCAGCTTCAATTATCCTCTTCTCCACGTCCTGCATCATCTGGAagttaaaacaaatgaaaattgaGTTGAGGAGTAAATATAAACGAGCGATGAAGCTTGTGATCGCTGTGGCTGCAGTGTTTGTGCTTTGTTTCTTACCCACAAACATTGCTGTTATTGCTGTGTTAATCACGAAACTAAGAGGCGCTAAAGGCTGTAAATCATATGAGACAGCTGTTCATGTCTTTTATAATACACTATTTATGACATATCTGAACAGTGTCCTGGATCCAGTTATTTACTACTTTTCAAGTTCGACATTCAAAAATGCTTTAATGAAAGCAGTTACTTCTCTGAATCTAAACTGTTCCAAGTCAGAAACTGATAGTGCGATGCAACCAAAAGAATCCACGGGACAAATAGATATGGGTAATTTAAAAAGGACAGCGGTCTGTCATAATTATGAACCATCCCGGTCTGTGTCTACTTTGTCTGCATGA
- the LOC122562413 gene encoding hydroxycarboxylic acid receptor 3-like, whose protein sequence is MDNWNSTCDLVKDVNASYNPPIIIITFVLGFVGNVVALWIFSFHVKSWKPNTVYLLNLAIADTLLICCLPFRADYFIRGKNWIYGDILCHLKVFLIYLNRVGSIMFLTAMAIDRYFKVVHPHYRVNTMSTRCAVKVAAEPRSFEHDDLTYCEPFDISQPLRPTAIWTDTVFILFKFAIPAPIILFSTSCIIWKLKQIKIELRSKYKRAMKLVIAVAAVFVLCFLPTNIAVIAVLITKLRGAKGCKSYETAVHVFYNTLFMTNLNSVLDPVIYYFSSSTFKNALMKAMMQDVEKRIIGAGIAKRYFLNS, encoded by the exons ATGGACAACTGGAATTCGACGTGTGATTTAGTCAAAGATGTTAATGCATCCTACAATCCACCTATAATTATTATAACCTTCGTCCTCGGATTTGTTGGAAACGTCGTTGCTTTATGGATCTTCAGTTTTCATGTGAAATCCTGGAAACCAAACACAGTTTATTTACTGAATCTGGCGATTGCAGACACTCTATTAATCTGCTGTTTACCGTTTCGAGCAGATTACTTTATCCGGGGGAAGAATTGGATTTATGGTGATATTCTTTGTCATCTGAAAGTATTTTTGATTTACCTAAACCGGGTAGGAAGCATCATGTTCCTCACAGCGATGGCGATCGATCGGTATTTTAAAGTGGTCCACCCTCACTACAGGGTGAATACGATGTCTACAAGGTGTGCAGTGAAGGTAGCCG CAGAACCTCGCTCCTTCGAGCACGACGACCTGACATACTGTGAACCATTTGACATATCGCAGCCACTACGCCCGACAGCAATTTGGACCGATactgtttttattcttttcaagTTTGCTATCCCGGCTCCGATTATCCTCTTCTCCACGTCCTGCATCATCTGGAagttaaaacagataaaaattgAGTTGAGAAGTAAATACAAAAGAGCGATGAAGCTTGTGATCGCTGTGGCTGCAGTGTTTGTGCTTTGTTTCTTACCCACAAACATTGCTGTTATTGCTGTGTTAATCACGAAACTAAGAGGCGCTAAAGGCTGTAAATCATATGAGACAGCTGTTCATGTCTTTTATAATACACTATTTATGACAAATCTGAACAGTGTCCTGGATCCAGTTATTTACTACTTTTCAAGTTCGACATTCAAAAATGCTTTAATGAAAGCA ATGATGCAGGACGTGGAGAAGAGGATAATCGGAGCCGGGATAGCAAAAAGATACtttctgaattcctga